From a single Anaerolineales bacterium genomic region:
- the proC gene encoding pyrroline-5-carboxylate reductase yields MLKKKIAFIGPGVMAEAMIAGLLRKKLADAKNIIASGPREERGAELKKKYGIQATTDNAAAIHEADVVVLSVKPQRLTEVMKGLKGIRSDALVLSIIAGATIKKIGTGLRHKAIVRSMPNTPGQIGEGITVWAASKEVTEEQQGITRALLGALGEEVFVEDESYLDMATALSGSGPAYVFLFTEALIDAGVHMGFPRRIAEQLVLQTIKGSASFYESAARHPATLRNQVTSPGGTSAEALYYLEKAGFRTAISRAVWAAYQRSLELGKEKPGHVDVEEEK; encoded by the coding sequence ATGCTTAAGAAAAAAATTGCCTTTATCGGTCCCGGCGTAATGGCAGAAGCCATGATCGCAGGCTTGCTGCGTAAAAAACTCGCGGATGCAAAAAACATCATCGCATCCGGTCCGCGAGAGGAGCGGGGCGCGGAGTTAAAGAAGAAGTACGGCATCCAAGCCACCACCGACAACGCCGCCGCCATCCATGAAGCGGACGTGGTGGTACTCTCCGTCAAACCGCAGCGATTGACCGAAGTGATGAAGGGACTGAAAGGCATCCGCTCGGACGCGCTGGTCTTGTCCATTATTGCGGGCGCAACCATCAAGAAGATCGGCACAGGGCTGAGACACAAAGCCATCGTCCGCTCGATGCCGAATACGCCCGGTCAGATCGGTGAGGGCATCACCGTCTGGGCGGCATCAAAGGAAGTGACTGAAGAACAGCAGGGAATCACCCGCGCCCTCCTCGGCGCATTGGGCGAGGAAGTGTTCGTGGAAGATGAAAGCTATCTAGACATGGCAACCGCGTTGTCAGGTTCTGGTCCCGCGTATGTTTTCCTCTTCACCGAAGCGCTGATCGACGCCGGCGTCCACATGGGATTTCCGCGCCGCATTGCCGAGCAACTCGTCTTGCAGACCATCAAAGGCTCGGCATCGTTTTATGAAAGCGCGGCACGGCATCCCGCCACCTTGCGGAATCAGGTCACGTCGCCGGGCGGAACGTCCGCGGAGGCATTGTATTATCTGGAAAAGGCAGGCTTCCGCACGGCGATCTCCCGCGCGGTGTGGGCGGCATATCAACGCTCACTGGAGTTGGGCAAGGAGAAGCCGGGGCATGTGGATGTGGAGGAGGAGAAGTAG
- a CDS encoding DUF402 domain-containing protein, which produces MMKIGDRIPVRACKADGTVYRSWTAMIESVTTDSIVTIGRAGSFVHNVNGGTFKIENHLRAYYWFDRFYNLIEVFETTGELLEIYVNIGSPAKFENGVLHFEDYELDVSKYPPNPAEIVDDDEFAEAVVKYSYPQEFQEKMYAVARKALEIADNWQAKPCPFGETHA; this is translated from the coding sequence ATGATGAAAATCGGAGACCGCATTCCCGTCCGCGCCTGTAAAGCGGATGGGACGGTATATCGAAGCTGGACAGCCATGATCGAGTCTGTGACCACAGACTCGATTGTTACAATTGGACGGGCGGGCTCATTCGTTCATAATGTGAATGGCGGGACGTTTAAGATCGAAAATCACCTTCGGGCATATTACTGGTTCGATAGGTTCTACAACCTGATCGAAGTCTTTGAAACCACGGGTGAACTGCTTGAGATTTATGTCAACATCGGTTCACCTGCGAAGTTTGAAAATGGTGTTTTGCATTTTGAAGATTACGAACTTGACGTTTCAAAATATCCGCCGAACCCCGCCGAGATCGTGGATGACGATGAATTCGCCGAAGCGGTTGTAAAATACAGCTACCCGCAGGAATTTCAAGAAAAAATGTACGCTGTGGCGCGCAAGGCTCTTGAAATTGCGGATAACTGGCAGGCAAAGCCCTGCCCATTTGGAGAGACCCATGCTTAA
- the ruvA gene encoding Holliday junction branch migration protein RuvA, with product MIATLRGEVSQIEENALIVEVGGVGLRVLVPAPVRTNAKAGEMIFLFTHLAVREDALTLYGFESQADRDLFNILLGVDGVGPKVALSVLSTLTIDTIQRAIFADEEDLLSKVPGVGKKTAQKMALHLKDKLKPTDALAKVAAMADYDSEVLAALTALGYSVVEAQAAIQSIPKDAPKDVEERLRVALQHFQ from the coding sequence ATGATAGCAACTTTGCGCGGAGAAGTATCCCAGATCGAAGAGAACGCCCTGATCGTCGAAGTCGGCGGGGTGGGGTTGAGAGTCCTCGTCCCTGCGCCGGTGCGGACGAATGCCAAGGCGGGGGAAATGATCTTTCTGTTCACCCATCTCGCAGTCCGCGAAGATGCGTTGACGTTGTACGGATTTGAATCCCAGGCGGATAGAGACCTCTTCAACATCCTGCTCGGCGTGGACGGGGTTGGTCCCAAGGTAGCGCTCTCGGTTCTTTCCACGCTGACGATTGATACCATCCAGCGCGCCATCTTCGCCGATGAAGAAGACCTGCTGAGCAAAGTCCCCGGCGTGGGCAAAAAGACCGCCCAGAAAATGGCGCTGCATCTCAAAGACAAACTCAAACCGACCGACGCGCTTGCAAAAGTTGCCGCAATGGCGGATTACGACAGCGAAGTGCTCGCCGCGTTGACCGCGTTGGGCTACTCCGTCGTCGAAGCACAAGCTGCCATTCAATCCATCCCGAAGGACGCGCCCAAGGATGTGGAAGAACGCCTGCGTGTGGCGTTGCAGCATTTCCAATGA